GGCCCATCATGAGGGACATGCCGTCTTCGTTGAGGGCGGACTGCCCGGAGAATTGGTAGACATAAGTCTTTATAAAACAGGAAAAAAAGAATGGTTTGGAACTGTATCCGAAGTCATTGAAGCGTCCGAAAGAAGGATTCCTTCTGATTGTTGTTCGGTGTTCATGGATTGCGGTGGCTGCAGTTATCGCCATATTTCATACCAAGATGAATTGGAAATCAAAACATCACTCCTAGAAGCGATGTTCCCCAAATGGAAAGGTAAGGTTCAAGTAATCAAAGGCCTTGAGAACGAATATCGAAATAATGTTCAATGGCAATCGAATGGTAGAGAAATAGGATACTTTTCAAAAAATACCCACCGGATTGTCAAAGAGTCCAGTTCTGTTTGTAAAACTGTCGATAAACGTTTGTTATGGGAAATGGTTCCCGCTGGACTCCAGAAGTCGGTTTCTAAGAACAAATCCATTCAACTTCGGTTATCTTCAAAATCAGTTGTGAATTACGAAAGAGACCAAACGGAAATTAGTATTTTTAATACCAAGTTAAAAGTGCCAGAACGGGGTTTCTTTCAAATCAACCAGTTTCTAATAGAACCTTGGCTTGAAAAAATAAAATCTCTATTACCAGACTCTGCAAATATTTTGGAATTATTTTGCGGCTGTGGAACCATAGGGATTTCGATCCGAGAGAAAATTGAATCTTTGTATGGGATTGAATCTCACGAAAAAAGCATTCGCTATGCTAAAGAAAATGCTAAGACTAACAATGCGTTACAGTTTGAATATGAAGTTAGCGATTTATACCAAAAACACCTTCCGAAACATGTTGCCACATTTCCCATTTGGATTGTGAATCCGCCGAGGGCTGGACTTTCTGAAGGAATTGTCGAATCAGCATCTATGTTTTCACCGAAACAAATCATTTATTCTAGCTGCAATCCGAGTACACTGAAACGTGATATTACAAGATTGGAGGCTATAGGGTATAGATTGAATTATATGGCTTTGTTTGATTTTTTTCCAAGAACTCAACACTATGAAGTCTTGGTGAGTTTGAAGAAGTAAACATACAACTCACAAACATTAATCTGTGAGTTGGTTATTATCTGCCTTTTACGACTTATTTTTCTTTTGTTGTAAACTTAAAAGGAAGGTAGGCCGGGCAGAAGCCAATTGCAGATGTTGCAATCATAACAAGTCCGATAACAAAGAGAACCAATGCGGTTGTTCCTTCTACAATTCCACCCAAGTACAATCCACCTAATACTAAACCAACGACCACTCGAATGATTCTGTCATAAAGACCCATATTTTGAAACATATTCAATCTCCTTAAAGAACATTTGACGAAAGAAAATTAGCAGATTCTTATTTATTTTTTTGTAACCATTCTAAAATCAACTTAGTCACTTCTTCTCTTCTTTCCCAATGGAGGAAATGACCTGCATGATCAAATCCAATTTTGCGAAACCCACGAGGAAAGTCGGTTTCATCCAAAAGATGTTCGAAAAGATTTTTATGAAAACAGCCATCATTCAAACCGTATAGAATTTGTGTCGGAACGGTAATTTGTGAATCTAAGATTCCTAATATACTTTCTCTACCCGATTCTGTGAATAAATCGTTTAAATTTCGGTAATAAGCAAGGGCCGAAGATAGGATTCCTGGATTCTGAAAGTTAGCTTTAATTTCTGCTAAATGGTCTTGGTTTGGGGTGTACCCTGGTGACCAGTCCTTCCATAAAAAATCCACCAAGGCAAAACCGTTGGAACGGATTGTTAGTTCTGCTAA
Above is a window of Leptospira wolbachii serovar Codice str. CDC DNA encoding:
- a CDS encoding class I SAM-dependent RNA methyltransferase, which produces MEKLRIKLEKWVNGGFCLAHHEGHAVFVEGGLPGELVDISLYKTGKKEWFGTVSEVIEASERRIPSDCCSVFMDCGGCSYRHISYQDELEIKTSLLEAMFPKWKGKVQVIKGLENEYRNNVQWQSNGREIGYFSKNTHRIVKESSSVCKTVDKRLLWEMVPAGLQKSVSKNKSIQLRLSSKSVVNYERDQTEISIFNTKLKVPERGFFQINQFLIEPWLEKIKSLLPDSANILELFCGCGTIGISIREKIESLYGIESHEKSIRYAKENAKTNNALQFEYEVSDLYQKHLPKHVATFPIWIVNPPRAGLSEGIVESASMFSPKQIIYSSCNPSTLKRDITRLEAIGYRLNYMALFDFFPRTQHYEVLVSLKK
- a CDS encoding YgaP family membrane protein, which codes for MFQNMGLYDRIIRVVVGLVLGGLYLGGIVEGTTALVLFVIGLVMIATSAIGFCPAYLPFKFTTKEK